GGCTCCCGGAGCCCCCGCCGGGCAGAATGTCCGCATGCGCATCGACCTCGCCTCGGAACCCGGCAACCCGGAACACCCCAATGAGGACTGGGTGTCGGCCGCGACACCTGCGTCGGGAGGCGGCGTCGTGATCGTCCTGGACGGAGTCACCCCGCCGCGCGGGGACGACGGCTGCGTGCACGGAGTGCCCTGGTTCTCCGCCCGGCTCGGCGGCCGATTGACCGAACTGTCCGGATCGCGGCGGGACATGCCCCTGGAGCGGGTCCTGGCCCGGGCCATCGCGGACACCGCCGACGCCCACCGCGACACCTGTGACCTTTCTCACGTCCGGACCCCGCAGGCGACGGTGGCCATGGTGCGCTGGGACGAGGCGTACGTGGAGCACCTGGTGCTCTCGGACTCCGTACTGCTGCTCCGCGGACCCGGCGGTGCGGTCACCCCGGTGCTCGACGACCGGCTGGACCGGGTGCCGCGCGAGGTGCTCGGCTCGGTGGCGGCGACCGACGCGCTGCGCAATGCCGACGGGGGCTTCTTCACCGCGGCCGCGGACCCGGCGGTGGCGGCCCGGGCGGTCACCGGGCGCACCCCGCGCGCCGAGGTGCGGGCGGTGGCGGCGCTCACGGACGGGGCGAGCCGCTGGACGGACACCTTCGGGGAGGGCGACTGGGCGGCCTGCCTGGACGTGCTGCGCAAGGAGGGCGCGCAGGGGCTGATCGGGCGGGTCCGGGCCGTGGAGTCGGATCCGCTGCGCCCGTCGGCCCGGTACAAGCGGCACGACGACGCCTCGGCGGTCTACGCGGAGCTGTGAGGGCCCGGCCGGGGGCTGCTACTCCTCGCCGGAGTTCAGCTGGTTGAGCAGTCTGGCGAGTTCCGCCACCTCGCCCCGGTCCCAGTCGGCCAGTTTGCGCATGTACTGCTCGCGCCGGGCTCCCCGTACGCGCAGGAAGCGGGTCCGGCCCTCCTCCGTCAGCCCGACGAGAAAGGCGCGGCCGTCGGCGGGGTCCGGCTCGCGGGCCACCAGGCCCAGCACCTCCAGGGCCCGCAGCTGGCGGCTCATGGTGGCCTTGCCGACCCCGAAGTAGGCGGCCAGCTCGGTGGCCCGCTGGCGGCCGGCGGCCTCCAGCCGGACGAGCAGCCCGTACGCGGCCGGCTCCAGCTCGGGGTGCAGGGCGCGGGCCATCTCGCCGGAGGAGGCGCGGGCGCGCCGCAGGAAGACGGACAGCTCCCGCTCCAGGGCGAGGAACTCCTGGTCTTCGCTGCCGTGCACGTGCCGCTCCCATCAGTGGTGGGGCGCGCCGTGGCAACCCCTGTACGGGACCAGTATTTCGCAGCGGGCAGGCCGACGGCCCGGGGCCCCGCCGATGAGGGTTCCCGGGCCGTCGGCGCGCGCACCCACAGGGGTGCCCGGCCGGTCAGGCGGCCTTGGTGAAGGACACCACCGCCGGGGCGAGGGCGAGCTCCAGTACCTGGCGCACGTCCGTCACCGGGTGCACCTCCAGCCCCTCCAGCACCTCGGCCGGGACGTCGTCCAGGTCGGCCTCGTTCCGCTTGGGGATGATCACGGTGGTCAGCCCGGCCCGGTGCGCGGCGAGCAGCTTCTGCTTCACCCCGCCGATCGGGAGCACGCGCCCGGTCAGCGAGACCTCGCCGGTCATGGCCACGTCCGTGCGGACCTGCCGGCCGGAGAGCAGGGAGGCGAGCGCCGTGGTCATGGTGATGCCGGCGCTGGGGCCGTCCTTGGGCACGGCGCCCGCCGGGAAGTGGATGTGCACGCCCCGGTCCTTGAGGTCGGCGACCGGCAGTTCCAGTTCGGCTCCGTGGGAGCGCAGGAAGCTGAGCGCGATCTGCGCCGATTCCTTCATGACGTCGCCCAGCTGGCCGGTGAGGGTGAGCCCGGCGGCGCCGGTCTCCGGGTCGGCGAGGGAGGCCTCGACGAACAGGACGTCTCCGCCCGCCCCGGTCACGGCGAGGCCCGTGGCCACGCCGGGGACGGCCGTACGCCGCTCCGCCGGGTCCTGCGCGGACTCCGGGACGTGGTGCGGCCGGCCGATCAGGGCGCGCAGCTCGTCCGCGCCGATGGTGAAGGGGAACTCCCGCTCGCCCAGCTCGTGCTGCGAGGCCACCTTGCGCAGCAGCCGCGCGATGGACCGCTCCAGGGTGCGCACGCCGGCCTCGCGGGTGTACTCGCCGGCGAGCTTGCGCAGGGCCTCCTCCTCCAGGACCACCTCTTCGGCGGCCAGCCCGGCGCGCTCCAGCTGGCGGGGCAGCAGGTGGTCGCGGGCGATGACGACCTTCTCGTCCTCGGTGTAGCCGTCGAGGCGCACCAGCTCCATCCGGTCGGCGAGTGCCTCCGGAATGGCCTCCAGGACATTGGCGGTGGCCAGGAAGACGACATCGCTGAGGTCCAGCTCCACCTCCAGGTAGTGGTCCCGGAAGGTGTGGTTCTGCGCGGGGTCCAGCACTTCCAGCAGGGCGGCCGCGGGATCGCCCCGGAAGTCGGAGCCCACCTTGTCGATCTCGTCGAGGAGGACCACCGGGTTCATGGACCCGGCCTCCTTGATCGCCCGGACGATGCGGCCGGGCAGGGCGCCGACGTAGGTCCGCCGGTGTCCGCGGATCTCGGCCTCGTCCCGCACGCCGCCCAGCGCGACCCGGACGAACTTGCGCCCCATGGCATGGGCCACGCTCTCGCCGAGCGAGGTCTTCCCGACGCCGGGCGGCCCCACGAGCGCCAGGACGGCCCCGCCGCGCCGCCCGCCGATGACGCCCATCCCCCGCTCGCCGCGCCGCTTGCGCACGGCGAGGTACTCGGTGATGCGGTCCTTCACGTCGCTCAGCCCGGCGTGCTCGGCGTCGAGGATCGCCCGGGCGCCCTGGATGTCGTACTGGTCCTCGGTGCGCTCGTTCCAGGGCAGTTCGAGGACGGTGTCGAGCCAGGTGCGGATCCAGGAGCCCTCGGGGCTCTGGTCGCTGGACCGCTCCAGCTTGTCGACCTCCTTGAGCGCGGCTTCCCGTACCTTCTCGGGCAGGTCGGCCGCCTCGACGCGGGCGCGGTAGTCGTCGGACTCCTCGCCCTCCTTCTCCCCGCCCAGCTCGCGCAGTTCCTTGCGGACCGCCTCCAGCTGGCGGCGCAGCAGGAACTCCCGCTGCTGCTTTTCGACGCCGTCCTGGACGTCCTTGGCGATGGATTCGGCGACGTCCTGCTCGGCGAGGTGGTCGCTGAGCGCCTTGACGGCGAGCCGGAGCCGGGCGACGGGGTCGGCGGTCTCCAGCAGCTCCACCTTCTGAGCCACGGTCAGGAAGGGCGAGTACCCGGAGTTGTCGGCGAGGGCGGAAACCCCCTCGATCTGCTGGACCCGGTCCACGACCTGCCAGGCCCCGCGCTTCTTGAGCCAGCTGGTGGCGAGCGCCTTGTACTCCTTGACGAGGTCGGCGACCGCCCCGGGCAGCGGGTCGGGCACCTTCTCGTCGACGGTCTCCCCCTCGACCCAGAGCGCGGCCCCCGGCCCGGTGGTCCCGGCCCCGATCCGGACGCGGCCGCGCCCGCGGATCAGGGCCCCCGGATCCCCGTCGGAGAGCCGCCCGACCTGCTCGACGGTCCCCAGCACCCCGATACCGGCGTACTTCCCGTCGACCCGCGGTACGAGGAGCACCCGGGGCTTCCCGCTCCCGGCCGCCGCCTGCGCGGCCTCGACGGCTCCGCGCACCTCGGCGTCGGACAGGTCCAGGGGAACGACCATCCCGGGCAGCACGACCTCGTCGTCGAGCGGCAGTACGGGCAGGGTGAGCGATACGGACGTCGAAGCCATGATCTTCCCTCCGGCAGTGAAGTTGAGCTATGCCGACTCAATGCATCTGCGCCCCCTGTTGTTCCCCAACGCCCGTTCGCCGGGGGCGAACACCTCCGGCGGGCCCGTCACGGCACCATGACGGCATGACAGACATACGACGGATCGTCAGCTCGGGGTCGCCACTGGAACCCCGGATCGGCTTCTCCCGCGCCGTGCGCTCGGGCCGGTACGTGGCCGTCGCGGGCACCGCGCCGATCGGGGACGACGGCTCCACCGTCGGCCCGGGCGACGTCCACGCCCAGACGGTGCGCTGCCTGGACATCGCCGAGCGGGCCCTGCGGGAGGCGGGCTCCTCGCTGGGGGAGGTCGTACGGACCCGGATCATGCTGACCGACATCACCCGGTGGGAGGAGGCCGCGCGGGCCCACGGCGAGCGCTTCGCCGAGATCCGCCCGGTGACCACCTTCGTGGAGGTGTCCCGCTTCATCGACCCCGCCTGGCTGGTCGAGGTCGAGATCGACGCGGTGACCCCCTAAGCCGCCGAGACGCGGATGTCGCCGGAGCTGGTGCGGACGGTGATGCGGGAGGGGCCGTCGGCGGTGACGGGGAGGGTGATGTCGCGGTCGCCCGAGGCAGTGGTGGCCGACAGCCGGTAGGCGGACCGCGGGACCTTCAGGGTGACGTTGCCGGAGCCGGTCGTCGCCGACAGCGAGTCCGGGGCCTTCGCGAATTCCGCCGTGGTGTCGCCCGAGCTCGAGGCGAGGTCGGCCTCGGGGCCGGCCAGGGCGGTGGCCCTGATCTCCCCGGAGGAGGTACGGACCTTCAGCGGGCCCGCGATGCGCTCGGCCCGGACGTCGCCGGAGGAGGAGTCCAGCTCGGCCGCCGCCACGCCCGTCACCGTGATGTCGCCGCTGCTGCCGGCGACCCGGACCTTCGCCGAGGCCGGCACCTCCAGCCGGTAGTCGATCCAGCAGGCCTCCCCGCTCCGGCAGCCGTCGCTGAAGCTCAGCACCCCGCCCGAGACCCGCTGCCCGGGCGTGGGCGCGGTGTCGCCCCGGTAGTGCGCGACCCGGTGGACGGTGACCCCGGGGCCGGCGCCCGCCGTCACCTCCACGGAGCCGCGCCGTACGCCCGTCAGCTCCACCGCCGTGACGGCCTCGGCGACCGTGGCGTCGGCGGTGGAGGTCTTCAGCTCGGCCTCCTGCCACAGGGAGCAGCCCGACAGGAGCAGGACCCCGGCGGTCACGAGGGCTCCGAGGGCCGTACGGGAGAGGCGGGCTGATGCGGTGTGAGGTGCCATGGCGAGGAGTCTGCCGCGCGGCCGGGCGGCCCGCGCTGGTGTCCGTACCCGAAGGCGGGGTGGGGTTAACCCCCGGTCACCACCGGCCGGAGCTCCGAGGGCAGGCCCCACTCGCTCCACGAGCCGTCGTACACCGACAGCCCCTCGTACCCGGCGAGGGCGGCGCCCAGCGCGAGCACGCAGGCCGTCACCCCGGAGCCGCAGCTGAAGTAGAGCCGCTCCGGGTCCCCCGTCAACGACGCGAAGGCCTCGCGCAGTTCCCCGGGGGCGCGCATCAGCCCGTCCGGCCCCTGGAGTTCGCCGAAGGGCAGGTTCAGCGCGCCCGGCATGTGCCCGCCGCGCAGCCCGGGCCGGGGCTCGGGGGCGGTGCCGGCGAAACGCTCCCGGGTACGGGCGTCGAGCACGGCGGCGGCCGGGTCGGCCAGGGCCGCGGCGACGGCGGCGGCGTCCACCAGCAGCCCGGGGCGGGGCCGGGCGGTGAAGGAGCCGCGCGGCCCCTCGTACGCCGCCGCGACAGGCTCGACGGGCAGCCCGGCGGCGGCCCAGGCGGGCAGACCCCCGTCCAGGACGGCGGCCCGGTCGAAGCCCATGGCGCGCAGCATCCACCAGGCGCGGGCGCTGGAGTAGATCCCGGCGCCGTCGTAGACGACGACGGTGTCGGTGTCGTCCACGCCCAGCCCGCGCAGGGCCTCGGCGAACTCGGCCGCCGCCGGCATGGTGTGCGGGGCGCTGGCCGCGTGGTCGGACAGGGCGCCGTCGAGGTCGAAGGGGCGCGCGCCGGGTATCCGCCGGGCGGTACCCCGATGAGCGCCGACGGAGGCGTCGAACACCACGAGCCCGTCTGCCCCTAGCCGGTCGGCGAGCCAGTCGGCCCCGACGAGCGGGCCGGGGTTCTCGGTTGCGGGCATACGGGCCTCCGGGGGCGGTCGGTACGGCTGACCGCCCCATCCTCGCGCAGCCCCTCCCCTGGCCGGGGTTGCGGGTGGTGGGCCGCTGCGCGGGGCTGGTCCCCTACCCGCCCTTCGCCCGTTCCCCGGGGCTGCGCCCCGGACCCCCTGGGGCTCCGCCCCCAGACCCTCCCCCAGACTCCGTCCGGGGGGACCCCCAGCGCCTCAAACGCCGGCGAGGCTGAAAGGTGCGGCGGTGCGGAGTCTGGCCGCGGACGTAAGGGGGCGGGGGCGGGGTGGGGTGTCGTCCGGGACTAAAACGAGATGAATTCGGCGCGAGGCACCGCCCGGCAGACCAATCAGCCCAGGGCGCCGAACATCGAAGCCCGTCCCGGACGACACCCCACCCCGCCCCCGACCCCGACCCACCCACAGCACCCCACCCCGACCACCGCCCGGCCAGGGCACGGTCAGCCGCACCCGCCCGCCCTGGCGTACACCGCGACCCGCGCCCCCCGCACCCCCGTCACCGAGCAGCGCTCGAAGGCCGCCGCCAGCGCCTCCCGCTTGGCGGCCTCGCCCGGGTACGGGTCCAGCGGCTGACCGGCCGGGTCCAGCAGGGCGATCACCCGGGGGGAGGCCAGCAGCGCCTCCCGGATCCGCTCCGGCGGCAGCTCGGTGCCCTGGAGGGTGCGCGACCGCGCCGGGGTGCGCTCCAGGGCCACGTCCCGCAGCCCCCCGTAGACCCCGGGCGAGGACAGCAGCCACTCGCGCCGCCGGGACGGCATGAACAGCACCGCGTCCCCCGGCCGGGCCCGCTCCCGTACGGCGGCGGCCACGGCCAGCACGTCGTCCTTGCGGGACTCCGGGGTCCGCAGCCACGCCGACCACACCCCGCACGGCACCAGCAGCGCCGCCGCCAGCGCCCACGGCCACCACCCCCGCGCCCCCGCGAGCCGCGCCCCGGCCAGGAGGGCGGGGCCGGCCAGCGCGTAGAGGACGTACCGGTCGACGTACCAGGGGTGCACGAGCGAGACCGCCATCAGCAGCCCGGGCGGCAGCAGCGCGAGCGGTACGGCGACACGTACGAGTTCCCGATCGGCGGCGCCCCGCGCCATCAGCGCCACCGCCGCCACGAGCACCCCGTACGCCGCCCAGTCCTGCCAGGAGGGCCGCCCCAGCCAGCCCAGCTGCGCCTGCGCCTGCCGCACGCTCACCAGGGCCAGCGGCAGCAGCCCGGCGGCGACCGCCCCGGCCGCCCACCGCCAGCCCGGCGCCCGCCAGGCGGTGAAGGCGTGCGCGAGCAGGGCCAGTACGGCGAACTCGTGCAGCCAGCAGCCCAGCAGGAGCACCACCGCGTAGGCGGCCCACCGCTCGCGCAGCATCAGGTACGTGGCCCAGATCACGGCCGCCGCGACCAGCGCGTACGAGCGCCCCTCCTGGGCGTACATCTGCACGGGCGGCAGCAGGGCGTAGGCGGTGCCGGCGATCAGCGCGGCCCGCTCCCCCGCCAGCCGGTGCCCCAGCGCGGCCACCCCGGCGGCGGCGAGGGCCGTACCGGCCACAGAGGGCACGCGCAACGCCCACAGCCCGCCGTCCCACACCACGAAGACGCCGTGCATCAGCAGGTAGTAGAGGCCGTGCACGGCGTCGACCTGGCCGAGCAGTTCCCACAGCCCGCCGAGGGGCCGGTGCGCGACCTGCCAGGTGGTGGACTCGTCGCGCCACATGCTGCCGCCGCCGGGCCCGCGCGGCAGGCCCCACAGCCCGAGGAGTACGGCAGTCAGCGGGGGCAGCGCGCGCCAGGGGGTGATGCGGCGGATGGCGGCCTCCGGGTGCTTTCCGTTGCGGGGCGGGGACTCCATACTCGGGGTTCGGCGTAGGACCTGCGGAGGTGGGTGTGCGAGCGATCCGAACGGCCTGGGCCGTGGCGGGGGTGCTGCTGGGCGCGGTGCTGGCCGGTTGTGGCGGCGACGGGCCCTCCGGAACCCCCGAGGCGACGGCCGCCACAGCTGCGGCCCCGGGCACGCCGCCCGGCGCCTCCCCCGTGGCGTCGCTCGCACCGTCCCCGGCGCCGACGGCGTCCGCGTCCGCGGCCGACCCCTCGGCCCGGGGGCTGGTGCGGGTCACCCGCAGCGGGGGTTTCGCCGGGCAGACCCGCACCCTCCTCGTCAACGGCGACGGCTCCTGGACCCTGGTGGACGGCAAGGCCCGTGACCTGCGGTCGGGGCGGCTGGACCCGGCCGGCCTGGAGGCCCTGCGCACCGCGCTCAGGGGGGCGGACTTCAAGGGTCTGCCCCGCGTGGCGAAGGCCGATCCGCCGGTCTACGACGGGTTCACGTACGCCTTCGTCCACGGCGGTTTCGAGGTCGCCTCCGACGAGACCGTGCTGGCGCCGGGCCTCCGGAAGGTGCTGGAGGCCCTGCCCGGATTTGACGCGACCGGATGAATCTCTGATTCCGGATAGCCCGGCTCCTGTCCGAACCCCGCATAGCCGCAGGCCGGTGCCTCCTCTACGCTGCACCCCATCACGCGGGATCTTCAGGGGCGGGACATGGAACAGACACACACCACCCACAACGGCGCCGCGGCCACTCCAGGTGCCCAGCGGCGCGTGCTCGTGGTCGAGGACGACCGCACCATCGCCGACGCCATCGCGGCCCGGCTGCGGGCCGAGGGCTTCCAGGTGCAGACGGCGTACGACGGCCCTGCCGCCGTCGCGGCCGCCGAGAGCTGGCAGCCCGAGCTGCTGGTGCTGGACGTCATGCTGCCCGGATTCGACGGGCTGGAGGTCTGCCGCCGGGTCCAGGCCCAGCGGCCGGTCCCGGTGCTGATGCTCACGGCCCGGGACGACGAGACCGACATGCTGGTCGGCCTCGGGGTCGGGGCCGACGACTACATGACGAAGCCGTTCTCCATGCGGGAGCTGGCCGCGCGGGTGCACGTACTGCTGCGCCGGGTGGAGCGGGCCACGCTGGCCGCGACCGCTCCGCGCGGGGCGACGCTGCGCCTGGGCGACCTGGAAATCGACCACGCGCAGCGCAGGGTGCGGGTGCAGACGGAGGACGTGCACCTGACGCCGACCGAGTTCGACCTGCTGGTGTGCCTGGCGGGGACCCCTCGGGCGGTGCTCTCGCGGGAGCAGCTGCTGGCGGAGGTGTGGGACTGGGCCGACGCGTCGGGGACCCGTACGGTCGACAGCCACATCAAGGCCCTGCGCCGGAAGATCGGCGCGGACCGGATCCGTACGGTCCACGGCGTCGGGTACGCCCTGGAGACCCCGGCGCAGGCGTGAACGTGCCGCCCCGCGGGCCGGGACTGCGGCCGTATTCGCCGTTCTCGATCAAGACGAAGCTGGGCACGCTCGTCGTGGTCTCGGTGTTCATCACCACGGGGCTGCTGATGGTGGCCCTGCGCACGGCCACGGAAGTGCGGTTCATCACGGTCTTCTCGGTGATCGCCTCGATGCTGATCACGCAGTTCGTGGCGCACGGTCTGACGGCGCCGCTGGACGAGATGACGACGGTGGCCCGGGCGATCTCCCACGGGGACTACACGCGCCGGGTGCGGGGCGCCGGGCGCCGTGACGAGCTGGGCGATCTGGCCGCGACGATCAACCTGATGGCCGACGATCTCGAGGCCGAGGACAGGCACCGTCGAGAACTGGTCGCGAACGTCTCGCACGAGCTGCGCACGCCGATCGCGGCGCTGCGGGCGGTGCTGGAGAACGTGGTGGACGGGGTCTCGCAGGCCGATCCGGAGACCATGCGGACCATGCTGAAGCAGGCCGAGCGGCTGGGCGGGCTGGTGGACACCCTGCTGGACCTGTCCCGGGTGGACAACGGGGTGGTGCCGCTGAAGGCCCGCCGGTTCGAGGTGTGGCCGTACCTGTCGGGGGTGCTGAAGGAGTCGGGGCTCGCGGCCGCCGGCCGGCCGGGGCTGGCCTCCGGTTCGGGTGGGCACACCCGCAACGACGTGCACCTCCACTTGGACGTCTTCCCGCCCGAGCTCACCGCCTACGCGGACGCGGAGCGGCTGCACCAGGTGGTGGCGAACCTGATCGACAACGCGGTCAAGCACAGCCCCGCGCACGGCCGGGTCACGGTCCGCGCCCGGGCCGGGGAGGCGCCGGGGGGCCTGAAGCTGGAGGTCGTCGACGAGGGTCCGGGGATTCCGGAGGCGGAGCGCCACCGGGTCTTCGAGCGGTTCAACCGGGGGTCGGCGGGGGGCGGCGACGGGGGCACCGGTCTGGGCCTGGCGATCGCCCGCTGGGCCGTCGGCCTGCACGGAGGGCACATCGGCGTGGCCGAATCGTCACGGGGTTGCCGAATCCTTGTCACCCTTCCGGGCAGCTCGCAGGCGCCGTCTTGACGTAGGGTTCGAGTGG
The Streptomyces sp. NBC_00091 genome window above contains:
- a CDS encoding protein phosphatase 2C domain-containing protein, with the protein product MRIDLASEPGNPEHPNEDWVSAATPASGGGVVIVLDGVTPPRGDDGCVHGVPWFSARLGGRLTELSGSRRDMPLERVLARAIADTADAHRDTCDLSHVRTPQATVAMVRWDEAYVEHLVLSDSVLLLRGPGGAVTPVLDDRLDRVPREVLGSVAATDALRNADGGFFTAAADPAVAARAVTGRTPRAEVRAVAALTDGASRWTDTFGEGDWAACLDVLRKEGAQGLIGRVRAVESDPLRPSARYKRHDDASAVYAEL
- a CDS encoding MarR family winged helix-turn-helix transcriptional regulator, whose product is MHGSEDQEFLALERELSVFLRRARASSGEMARALHPELEPAAYGLLVRLEAAGRQRATELAAYFGVGKATMSRQLRALEVLGLVAREPDPADGRAFLVGLTEEGRTRFLRVRGARREQYMRKLADWDRGEVAELARLLNQLNSGEE
- the lon gene encoding endopeptidase La, with amino-acid sequence MASTSVSLTLPVLPLDDEVVLPGMVVPLDLSDAEVRGAVEAAQAAAGSGKPRVLLVPRVDGKYAGIGVLGTVEQVGRLSDGDPGALIRGRGRVRIGAGTTGPGAALWVEGETVDEKVPDPLPGAVADLVKEYKALATSWLKKRGAWQVVDRVQQIEGVSALADNSGYSPFLTVAQKVELLETADPVARLRLAVKALSDHLAEQDVAESIAKDVQDGVEKQQREFLLRRQLEAVRKELRELGGEKEGEESDDYRARVEAADLPEKVREAALKEVDKLERSSDQSPEGSWIRTWLDTVLELPWNERTEDQYDIQGARAILDAEHAGLSDVKDRITEYLAVRKRRGERGMGVIGGRRGGAVLALVGPPGVGKTSLGESVAHAMGRKFVRVALGGVRDEAEIRGHRRTYVGALPGRIVRAIKEAGSMNPVVLLDEIDKVGSDFRGDPAAALLEVLDPAQNHTFRDHYLEVELDLSDVVFLATANVLEAIPEALADRMELVRLDGYTEDEKVVIARDHLLPRQLERAGLAAEEVVLEEEALRKLAGEYTREAGVRTLERSIARLLRKVASQHELGEREFPFTIGADELRALIGRPHHVPESAQDPAERRTAVPGVATGLAVTGAGGDVLFVEASLADPETGAAGLTLTGQLGDVMKESAQIALSFLRSHGAELELPVADLKDRGVHIHFPAGAVPKDGPSAGITMTTALASLLSGRQVRTDVAMTGEVSLTGRVLPIGGVKQKLLAAHRAGLTTVIIPKRNEADLDDVPAEVLEGLEVHPVTDVRQVLELALAPAVVSFTKAA
- a CDS encoding RidA family protein, with the translated sequence MTDIRRIVSSGSPLEPRIGFSRAVRSGRYVAVAGTAPIGDDGSTVGPGDVHAQTVRCLDIAERALREAGSSLGEVVRTRIMLTDITRWEEAARAHGERFAEIRPVTTFVEVSRFIDPAWLVEVEIDAVTP
- a CDS encoding DUF4097 family beta strand repeat-containing protein; the protein is MAPHTASARLSRTALGALVTAGVLLLSGCSLWQEAELKTSTADATVAEAVTAVELTGVRRGSVEVTAGAGPGVTVHRVAHYRGDTAPTPGQRVSGGVLSFSDGCRSGEACWIDYRLEVPASAKVRVAGSSGDITVTGVAAAELDSSSGDVRAERIAGPLKVRTSSGEIRATALAGPEADLASSSGDTTAEFAKAPDSLSATTGSGNVTLKVPRSAYRLSATTASGDRDITLPVTADGPSRITVRTSSGDIRVSAA
- a CDS encoding sulfurtransferase — encoded protein: MPATENPGPLVGADWLADRLGADGLVVFDASVGAHRGTARRIPGARPFDLDGALSDHAASAPHTMPAAAEFAEALRGLGVDDTDTVVVYDGAGIYSSARAWWMLRAMGFDRAAVLDGGLPAWAAAGLPVEPVAAAYEGPRGSFTARPRPGLLVDAAAVAAALADPAAAVLDARTRERFAGTAPEPRPGLRGGHMPGALNLPFGELQGPDGLMRAPGELREAFASLTGDPERLYFSCGSGVTACVLALGAALAGYEGLSVYDGSWSEWGLPSELRPVVTGG
- a CDS encoding response regulator transcription factor, translating into MEQTHTTHNGAAATPGAQRRVLVVEDDRTIADAIAARLRAEGFQVQTAYDGPAAVAAAESWQPELLVLDVMLPGFDGLEVCRRVQAQRPVPVLMLTARDDETDMLVGLGVGADDYMTKPFSMRELAARVHVLLRRVERATLAATAPRGATLRLGDLEIDHAQRRVRVQTEDVHLTPTEFDLLVCLAGTPRAVLSREQLLAEVWDWADASGTRTVDSHIKALRRKIGADRIRTVHGVGYALETPAQA
- a CDS encoding ATP-binding protein, encoding MPPRGPGLRPYSPFSIKTKLGTLVVVSVFITTGLLMVALRTATEVRFITVFSVIASMLITQFVAHGLTAPLDEMTTVARAISHGDYTRRVRGAGRRDELGDLAATINLMADDLEAEDRHRRELVANVSHELRTPIAALRAVLENVVDGVSQADPETMRTMLKQAERLGGLVDTLLDLSRVDNGVVPLKARRFEVWPYLSGVLKESGLAAAGRPGLASGSGGHTRNDVHLHLDVFPPELTAYADAERLHQVVANLIDNAVKHSPAHGRVTVRARAGEAPGGLKLEVVDEGPGIPEAERHRVFERFNRGSAGGGDGGTGLGLAIARWAVGLHGGHIGVAESSRGCRILVTLPGSSQAPS